In Malus sylvestris chromosome 15, drMalSylv7.2, whole genome shotgun sequence, a single genomic region encodes these proteins:
- the LOC126604886 gene encoding mitogen-activated protein kinase 7-like translates to MATLVEPPNGIRQRGKHYYSMWQTLFEVDTKYVPIKPIGKGAYGVVCSSINRETNEKVAIKKINNVFENSIDALRTLRELKLLKHIRHENVIALKDVMMPIHRTSFKDVYFVYELMDTDLHHIIKSSQPLSSDHCKYFLFQLLRGLKYLHSANILHRDLKPGNLLVNANCDLKICDFGLARTSGGRGQFMTEYVVTRWYRAPELLLCCDNYGTSIDVWSVGCIFAEILGRKPIFPGTECLNQLKLIINVLGSQNEPDLAFIDNPKARKYIQSLPLSRGTHLSRLYPQADPLAIDLLQRMLVFDPTKRISVSESLQHPYMSELYDPRSDPLPQVPISLDIDENMGEPMIREMMWNEMLRYHPEAVQMLHYHPEGAYVHA, encoded by the exons ATGGCAACTTTAGTTGAGCCTCCGAATGGAATTAGGCAACGGGGGAAGCATTATTACTCAATGTGGCAAACATTGTTTGAGGTTGACACCAAGTACGTACCGATCAAACCCATAGGGAAAGGAGCATATGGTGTAGTGTGCTCGTCAATCAATAGGGAAACGAATGAGAAAGTTGCAATCAAGAAGATCAATAATGTGTTTGAGAACAGCATTGATGCATTGAGGACTCTGAGGGAGTTGAAGCTTCTTAAACATATCCGGCACGAAAATGTGATTGCTTTGAAGGATGTTATGATGCCTATCCACAGGACAAGTTTCAAAGATGTGTACTTCGTTTACGAGCTCATGGATACGGATCTTCATCATATTATAAAGTCATCCCAACCACTTTCCAGTGACCATTGCAAATACTTCCTATTTCAG CTGCTTCGAGGGCTCAAGTATCTTCATTCAGCAAACATCCTTCACCGTGATTTGAAGCCTGGGAACCTGCTAGTCAATGCTAACTGCGACTTGAAAATATGTGACTTTGGGTTGGCCCGAACCAGCGGAGGTAGAGGCCAGTTCATGACAGAGTATGTTGTCACTCGCTGGTATCGTGCACCAGAGCTGCTATTGTGCTGTGACAATTATGGAACATCCATTGACGTCTGGTCCGTAGGATGCATCTTTGCTGAAATTCTTGGCCGGAAGCCAATCTTTCCTGGAACTGAATGCCTCAACCAACTAAAACTAATTATCAATGTTCTTGGTAGCCAGAATGAGCCTGATCTTGCATTCATTGACAACCCGAAAGCCAGGAAGTACATCCAATCACTGCCCCTTTCTAGGGGGACACATTTGTCCCGTTTATACCCCCAAGCCGATCCTTTAGCTATAGATTTGTTGCAAAGGATGCTTGTGTTTGATCCAACTAAGAGGATCTCCGTCTCAGAATCACTCCAACACCCTTACATGTCAGAGCTATATGATCCGAGGTCTGATCCTCTTCCCCAGGTTCCCATCAGCCTCGATATAGATGAGAATATGGGGGAACCAATGATCAGGGAGATGATGTGGAACGAGATGCTTCGCTACCATCCAGAAGCTGTCCAGATGCTTCACTACCATCCAGAAGGGGCTTATGTGCATGCTTAG
- the LOC126601890 gene encoding bZIP transcription factor 11-like, which translates to MASSSGVSSESSKLQNSGSDADLNLVMDQRKRKRMLSNRESARRSRMRKQEHMTDLTAQIGLLMKENNRIITSMNVTNQLYMKIEAENSVLRAQMDELTNRLQSLNDILDCINSSKWIYEEEENHNIIGGGEGFLNPWSAGFLNNQPIMASADMFMC; encoded by the coding sequence ATGGCTTCTTCAAGTGGGGTTTCTTCAGAGTCAAGCAAGCTCCAAAACTCAGGATCTGATGCAGATCTTAACCTAGTCATGGACCAGAGAAAGCGCAAAAGAATGCTGTCCAATAGGGAATCGGCACGTCGATCCCGGATGCGAAAACAAGAGCATATGACTGATCTAACGGCTCAGATTGGGCTGCTGATGAAGGAGAACAACCGGATCATCACATCCATGAATGTGACCAACCAGCTTTACATGAAGATTGAGGCAGAAAACTCAGTCCTCAGAGCTCAGATGGATGAGCTTACTAACAGATTGCAGTCCCTCAATGATATCTTGGATTGTATTAATTCAAGCAAATGGATttatgaggaagaagaaaatcataatattattgGTGGAGgtgaaggatttctgaatccatgGAGTGCTGGCTTTTTGAATAATCAACCAATCATGGCCTCTGCTGACATGTTTATGTGCTAA